CTGTAGAGGGGGGAGGACACTGACTTTAATATAATAGTGAACCTGAAAGTATAATATGAAAGCTACCTATAGGTTCACTAAATATCCTTAATAATAGCATGACAAACAATTTCAAGAACCAGCGTCACAAAATTTACCTGCTTACAGTTGGGCAATATCACTGACTTAAATAATTGGTAAAGCGTTTCTCGGACAATTTTATCATCATCACTGATGCGTTCACGCAGTTTCTCTATAGTAGCAAGCTTGTGGAGCTTCAACTCAGCAGGATATTTAAGAAATATATCCCTAATACCAATCAATGCATCTGGAGAGGTTAAAAAACGGAGATCAAAAACTCCTTGTTAATTGTAACCGTTACTTCTCAAGAAGATGTAGAGATTATACAAGACAAATAAGTGCATAACTGGTATTTAACACACTGTTTCACTTGGTGAATATTTAGCAACTACATAGCCCCAGAACAGGGTAGGACGGAGACtttgaaaaatgcaatccaggGCGCATGCATGACAAAACCAAGTTTGATATACTTAGTTGAACCAAATACATATCATCCTTAAAAGGATGCGAGATTTCTGTTAAAGCACACGAATAAGACTAAAACAGATTGCAATTACAGGATGATCCCATAAAAACTCAACAGCAAGTATTATCCCCATTGCACATGGATCTCCTAATAACAACTACAATTTTCATTTCTGTACCTTCTACACATGTTATCCTCTTTTCACATTTCTCTTGAATCAATAACCTTTTTTGCCTAAATATCCTCCAATTTTCCACTCCAAAAGTTTCAACCTCAACCTTTTTTTTCACAACCCTGTTGATTCAGGTTATATTAACAAAGAAATCACCTTTACGAACTTTTGCATTGTGATGACTTGTTTGTTGCAGAAGCTCCTTCAAAGTCAAACCCTTTTTACTCACAGCTAAACCTGCCTTATCTGACACTACACTCTGCTCCGGAAGAATAATCGCTGCTCATCAAAGAAACCAACAGCTACGTCATCAACATTAGGTCCGTATCACAATGACATCATGAAATTAGCTAAAAATATGAAAGGAGAAGCTTTTCCAACTAAAAAGTTATTATTCACATACCAAGAGCAAAACCCAATAAAACAAATAGTTTCTCAAAACCGAGTAAATTTTAATCATATATTTAACATGAACTCAACCGATTTAGTTCCAGTAACAATGGACCATTTGTGCTACAAACGCCAAGTACATAACCGCATAAAAAATTGTATTACAAACCATGAAAGCAACAACAAATACATTCGAAAGCTAAAGAGAAGCATTGGATTGAAAAACCGGGGTATTGTTCTTTGTGCTATACCTTTAGACTTGATTTCTGTATTGGTTGCATTTTTGGGCGGCGGCAATTTTCGAccaacttttctttttattttctacaaaaaaaaatggatgaatgAAATGAGCGTGTCGAAATTTCACATGCATCAATACTTTTCCTCAATTATTATGCACAAGAATTTACCAGCAATAGAAGATTAAATTAGCTACCTTGAAGTCTATTCCCCCACGCTTTTGCTGTTTTTTGGATTGAGCCTTCtgcttcaccattttctttttttcccttctgtTTCTAGTTCCAAAACCTCTTCAAATCTTGCATGACCATTAATGGGTTATGTCTAGGGTTTAAGCATCACTGCATCACAACTTTCACAAGGCGGGTCTTGTTGATAaaagtttcttgatttttttatttttatttttctatcaggAAGGTTTCTTGAATCCTGAATACTTGAACGTTCCTATAGCTGATGTTGGTCGGGAGCACTTTAAAGTCCAATCCATAATGCTGATGGGTTTTCTCCTTTCACTTTTTGTCCGAACTGGCCCAATCTACGATCGAAATTGACGATTGGGCTTCAGAGAAGAGTGGTGGACCCTATTTTCCTGAGGACTGATACAATTTTGTTCAACATGGTCAAGAACCGAGAATTGAGACACAGACAGCGGGCTTTGacagaagatttttttttaagtatatatatatatatataataatattacAACACTTTGACGATGTGATATATATATGAtatgaaaaaataattgagaaacaaaaaatataattaaaagatatatttatgatacaagtaaaaaatatttataaataattactatccaaacacaccttAGTATATACAGTGGCTAAGAAAATTTGGGAGGCTCAAGCAGAGATGACttatttccttttgttttcttctagTTCTTTACCATATTGCCCATTCTGGGATGGGTTGGAATAGAATTTCCTAAATTTTTACATGGAAGCGACTGATGGCACCAATCCATGTATAGTAAATATTGggaaatttgtcaaattggttcataacattttcacaaaaaaatattttttgtccCGAACATTTAAAATCAGTCAGAATAGTTCCTCACATATAAATTATGAGCCAGTTTGGTCTTAATGCTTgtctttattcttttttctgGCTAAAAATAGCACACCTACATATTTTTAATAGCAAAATTGAAAACATTCGTTAATCCATAATTTTGCATCCCTCATACTCTTCTACCACTTATTCAATTGGTTCTCAACCTCCTGCAACTATGGTGGAGAATTAACAAGAAAAATTGAATGAAAAGACAGAAATATCAAAGACACCAAGAAAAAGTTTCAATCTTGAACAGAAGATTAATGGGAAATCTACTAACGTGGCCATAGGCTATGACAGCAAGGTCAATCATGAGTTGTCCATAAAGAGGACATCTAAATTCCTGAGGTGGAAGAGTAAGCAAAAGGCTTTGTGGGTTGGAAAGCTCCGACTTCAATTCTTTCAAACAAGACAGAGCCTGCATGGCACGATCAGCGCCTTCCAATGCATAATCATCTTCTTCCACAATACTCTGTACCAATATTTGCAGTTCCCTCTCGAGTTGTTCTACTGTAGTTTTTGCATCCAAAACCGCCCATTTTCTGTTGTTGTCTTGGCCATCTTTTCTACACCACcacaaaatatgaaaatacaAATTGGGAACTGGGATTTGAGCAAAAAGAAGAATGGAAACTGCACTTGGAATTCAAGaataaacaagaagaagaaattatgAAGTAGCAGTAGGTTGAGAACCAATTGAAGAAGCGGTGGAAGAGTTCAAGGGATGCAAAATTATGGATTAACGAATGTTTTCGATTTTACTCTTGAAATTATACCAATGTGCTATTTTTAGCCGGAAAAAAAGAGCAAATACGAGCATTAGAACCAAATTGGCTCATAAATTATATGTTAGGAACTATTTTGGTTGATTTTAAATATTAGGGACTAAGAAagttttttgtgaaaatattaggacccaatttgacaaatttccCGTAAATATTTGTACCAATTATTTACAAGCAAGCTCGTGTGACTTCGCAATTATCGTCAATGGAGCTGGTTTTGCTCAACGCTCATTGTGCTTTCTTTTCTTAACGGACGGCTTCTTGCATTGGTATATTGTAATCATCACTTTTCTACCAAGGCACACCATATTCACTACCAAGGCACACTTTTCTTGCACTGTACCTTCACTCATTACTAACGGCGGAGACTATTGTCATACTGTATATTATTAGGAGTGTAAATGAATTTAATCAAATCAAACACCATAATGTCAAAACTTGTCTGATAGgtttaacaaaattaaaattttgtttagGTTTAACTTGTTTATTTACTGAATCAAACTTAAAGGTTTAGCTTTTTGTTCAAGGTATacgtatgtatatatgtatgtaaaaGTATATATTATTCTATATATAAATAATTGAATAACTGGAACCTACACTGATGAATTAATGCACATTAATTTTGGATGATCGTAAATGGATACCCAATTAAAATCTATTTAATTGGTAGGCAGTGAGTTGACTCGACTCACTCATTTATGcctatttaaaaataaatataaatttaaacTCAATTTTTAGTAAGtgttaagcaaataaatttgaatttcttaccaatctaataataataaaataatatgtTATTACTTGTCAAGCAacatgcaaaattttttttttaagtagaaTTTTAAGTGACTTATTATTAGATGAGTAATTGGATATAAccatacccatttattaaatgggtaaaAATGAGTACCTAATTAATACATGAATATGATTAAATTGACCCAATTATACCTCTTATCCGATAATGAGTACCTAATTACGATCCGTCAGAATTATCCATTTTGACATTCAACTTATCAAACACAGTCACGGCATTTTGAAACGCACTACTAGAAAACTAGTGGAGGATGATGAAGCAATTTCCACGTCCCGTGCTTTTAATTAGACGAGTGACGCTCgcttttttaagtttttaactAACAGATAAATAGGCCATTCATTTTACATTTGGATGAAGACAATAATGATGTGAGGCCATTGTTTCATTATAAAGTCACAAGGATTATCATAAAATTAAGGGCGACGACTTAAATTGAACGCTAGTCATGTATGGCCTGTGAATCTTAAACAAGGATTACATTTGCCATGCGATGGTGACGTCCACGTTCTCCTGGGTAACTACCCCGACATAGACGCGACTGCGAACATCTGATCTAAGATTAAGATACGAAAATTAAAATTCAATTGTCAAACTGATGCTCATGTTGGCTAACTTCAGATGATTATATGTTTTTTTATAATACATCATTTTAGAGTCTGTCTCTGTAATATCATCGATAAAAtaaagaattaatttttttatatattgacAATATAGTGaattttttataataataactaCGGATATTATATCACATACGTATGATTTAAATTTATATTACGTGACATGATCTAAACAGAAGTACGGGGACCACCAAAAGATAAACCGGAAAGATAACTAGTTCTACTTCAATTCTATATATCAACATCTCACGAAAGGGGAACTGTAGAGTTACATATTTTTGTTACACAGAATTAACAGGAGTAGTAAAACATACTGTCAAACAATATTTagaacaaaaagcaaactacCTGCCATCAGCTGAAGTAAAGGACTCGGCAAATCCAGCAGGCCTTGATGGTATGCTACCCTTGCTGTCCTCCACGTCCAAATAACTGCAATCCTTTCCTTCAGCCTCTTGCCACCCCTTAACCATTTGATTCAGAGGAAGACTGTAATCAATTCCACAGTATTCCTCTGTATCATCATCAAGTGGCTTCCATTTCTCAACAAGAGAAGCCAGGACATTTACAACATGGCCCATATCAGGACGCTGGTTCGGCTCTCTGGCGGTACAATGACCAGCAAGTTCAGCGATAATTGAGATGCTCTCCAATTTTTCCTCTTTGACATCTAGAGCAGGGTCAATGGCTGCCATTAGCTTCTCTTCACTAGACTTGATATGCCAGAACCATGCAGCCAAGTACTGGCTTTCCTCGGGTCTGTCCTCATCAAGTGCCACCAATCCCGTTAGCAACTCCATTAGCACGACCCCGTAGCTGAAGACATCCGCTTTTGTCGTGATTTTGCCGGTCACTGATCATTTAAGGTAGAATATTGTACAGCATCACAAGAAGTTAGACCATTGATATAAGAATTATTATCAGTGGTAGAAAATGACGATGTTAAAAATCGGAAAAAGAAGATAAATGTCCTGCTCAACTATAAACCAAAATTATTTCCTCTTTTAAGTAAGTTCAATAGCTCAATGGATTTATCAGCAAACAAATTTTACAAGGAGGAAATGGCATGTTAAATGCTACAAGCCATTGCAGAACAATAGAACTATGTCGTCAACTAGTAATTTGAAGCACCAAATTTCAACACCAGTCCTGCTAATCAAACTGGTAAACAATCTTCGTTACCACAGCTTGATAGGGAGTGATGGCATTAAAACAATTAGTAATTTCATTTAAGGAACCAAGGAAGATTGACTTACCAGCATACTCAGGCGCTAGATATCCAAAAGTTCCAGCTAGCCTAGTCACCACAGACCTCTCTCCATCAGGTGCGAGTTTCACCAATCCAAAATCAGATACTTTTGCTCTAAAGTCATCACCGAGCAGGATATTTGAAGATTTAAGATCTCTATGTATGAAGCTCTGATGAGCTAGACTGTGAAGATATTCCATTCCTCTAGCAACATCTAACGCAATATTTAGCCTTCTTTTCCATGATAAAGGTTCTAATTTCAAGCTCTTCCAGTGGAAAAGATGCTTGCTGAGAGCCCCTTCGGGCATATACTCATATACCAaaattctttcatttccttcaaTAGAATATCCCAAAAGTGACACCAAATGCCGATGACGGACCTTAGAAAGGACGGCAATCTCGGCTTGAAATTCATCCAGAGCCTTGCTACTAAGTACTCCAGCTTCCATTCTCTTAACTGCAATCTTTGTTCCATCATCCAACTCTCCTTTGTAAACTACTCCAAAGCCACCACGCCCAAGTTCATTTTCTGGAGCAAAATTTTTTGTCACATTTCGAAGAACTTGGACCGATATGGTTAAGTTTCCAGCCTCGATAGTATGAGAATCGCCACTGTTCCTACTGGCAGAACCACTTCCTGTCAATGTAGAAACGCTTCTATTGGTATTGTCTGCAACGGaaatcttcaccaaattgtCGGGATCGGATGAATCTCTTGGATGAATTACAATAGAACTAGGAGCTTGGCAtgtatcttttctctttttacAGTAACAAAGAAGTAGGGGCACAACCAAACAGACCACTAGTGCAAAAGTTGCAACAGGGGCTAAGACTGCAACTAACTTGGACTCACTCGGATGTCCCCCTTGGTTAGAATTTTTGGCAGGGTTACTAGAACTAGAATTTGATCCTTTTGTTGATGGAGAAGAGGGAATTGAGGTTTGCGAACCTTCTGGCGATGGGGTACTACTTGAAGGACTAGGACTTAGCGGTAAATTTCCCTTCAGGTTAAGGTGTacagtggtactaaagttcggCCAAGGAGGGGAAAGATGGTTGTTACTCAAATCCAACAGCATCAAGGCTTTTAGTTCAGTCCAATTTGATGGAATTTCTCCTGAAAGATTATTCGACCCCAGATATATATGAGTGAGAGAATCAAGACTTGCAATTGAAGGACT
The Coffea arabica cultivar ET-39 chromosome 6c, Coffea Arabica ET-39 HiFi, whole genome shotgun sequence genome window above contains:
- the LOC113692486 gene encoding receptor-like kinase TMK4 isoform X1; the encoded protein is MVAAEKKRLGLALFLCIVTLAFSVTDPGDLAILNQFRDGLKNPQLLNWPANGNDPCGTPNWPHVFCSGNRVSQIQVRGLGLKGTLPQNFNQLSKLSNLGLQQNEFSGKLPSFSGLSELRYAYLDFNQFDTIPSDFFNGLVSLQVMALDYNPLNASTGWSLPSDLQSSAQLTNLTLMSCNLAGSLPEFLGSMSSLQVLRLSQNRITGGIPASFKDSTLKVLWLNQQSGEGMTGPIDIVATMGSLVSLWLHGNHFSGKIPKDINNLTYLQNLNLNTNDLVGLVPDSLASMPLNNLDLNNNHFMGPIPKFKAVNASYSANPFCQTSAGVSCAPEVMALLEFLDGVNYPPRLVQLWSGNNPCEGPWLGLSCNFNKKVDVLNLAKSNLSGNLSPSIASLDSLTHIYLGSNNLSGEIPSNWTELKALMLLDLSNNHLSPPWPNFSTTVHLNLKGNLPLSPSPSSSTPSPEGSQTSIPSSPSTKGSNSSSSNPAKNSNQGGHPSESKLVAVLAPVATFALVVCLVVPLLLCYCKKRKDTCQAPSSIVIHPRDSSDPDNLVKISVADNTNRSVSTLTGSGSASRNSGDSHTIEAGNLTISVQVLRNVTKNFAPENELGRGGFGVVYKGELDDGTKIAVKRMEAGVLSSKALDEFQAEIAVLSKVRHRHLVSLLGYSIEGNERILVYEYMPEGALSKHLFHWKSLKLEPLSWKRRLNIALDVARGMEYLHSLAHQSFIHRDLKSSNILLGDDFRAKVSDFGLVKLAPDGERSVVTRLAGTFGYLAPEYAVTGKITTKADVFSYGVVLMELLTGLVALDEDRPEESQYLAAWFWHIKSSEEKLMAAIDPALDVKEEKLESISIIAELAGHCTAREPNQRPDMGHVVNVLASLVEKWKPLDDDTEEYCGIDYSLPLNQMVKGWQEAEGKDCSYLDVEDSKGSIPSRPAGFAESFTSADGR
- the LOC113692486 gene encoding receptor protein kinase TMK1 isoform X2; this translates as MVAAEKKRLGLALFLCIVTLAFSVTDPGDLAILNQFRDGLKNPQLLNWPANGNDPCGTPNWPHVFCSGNRVSQIQVRGLGLKGTLPQNFNQLSKLSNLGLQQNEFSGKLPSFSGLSELRYAYLDFNQFDTIPSDFFNGLVSLQVMALDYNPLNASTGWSLPSDLQSSAQLTNLTLMSCNLAGSLPEFLGSMSSLQVLRLSQNRITGGIPASFKDSTLKVLWLNQQSGEGMTGPIDIVATMGSLVSLWLHGNHFSVPDSLASMPLNNLDLNNNHFMGPIPKFKAVNASYSANPFCQTSAGVSCAPEVMALLEFLDGVNYPPRLVQLWSGNNPCEGPWLGLSCNFNKKVDVLNLAKSNLSGNLSPSIASLDSLTHIYLGSNNLSGEIPSNWTELKALMLLDLSNNHLSPPWPNFSTTVHLNLKGNLPLSPSPSSSTPSPEGSQTSIPSSPSTKGSNSSSSNPAKNSNQGGHPSESKLVAVLAPVATFALVVCLVVPLLLCYCKKRKDTCQAPSSIVIHPRDSSDPDNLVKISVADNTNRSVSTLTGSGSASRNSGDSHTIEAGNLTISVQVLRNVTKNFAPENELGRGGFGVVYKGELDDGTKIAVKRMEAGVLSSKALDEFQAEIAVLSKVRHRHLVSLLGYSIEGNERILVYEYMPEGALSKHLFHWKSLKLEPLSWKRRLNIALDVARGMEYLHSLAHQSFIHRDLKSSNILLGDDFRAKVSDFGLVKLAPDGERSVVTRLAGTFGYLAPEYAVTGKITTKADVFSYGVVLMELLTGLVALDEDRPEESQYLAAWFWHIKSSEEKLMAAIDPALDVKEEKLESISIIAELAGHCTAREPNQRPDMGHVVNVLASLVEKWKPLDDDTEEYCGIDYSLPLNQMVKGWQEAEGKDCSYLDVEDSKGSIPSRPAGFAESFTSADGR